The nucleotide sequence TTATCTTCATCGTCTTTTGCTATTTTATGATAATCATAAGCTCTAAACAAAACTCCAGTCGAATAAGTGACGTACTCCAAAACTTTTTGTATGGAATTTGTTTTAGAACAATCTATCAAAGCTAATCTCAGATCTGTTTTTAAGCTAATTTCAAAATCATCTTTAAGCTCAATCGCTCTGTATAAAAATGAACCGTTGATCTTCTCATCGCAATGTATGCTAAGTATTCTACCTATACCAAGAAGTTTCTCTTCTTCTTCCCTAGAAGTTCTATCTCTCATAGGAATATCTAAAGCCACGCTAAGATCTCTTGCTATACCATTTATACTAAGACAATCTCCTCTATTTGGTGTAAGATCAATCTCTATAATATCATCATTAAATATAGCATACTCTCTAAGCTCTTTACCTAATACAAGCTCACCGATACTATCATCAAGAACCATTATACCGTCATTTATCTTAGCTAGTCCAAGCTCACTACTAGAACATAGCATTCCAAAACTTGCTACTCCTCTTAATTTCGCAGATTTTATCTCAAGTCCATTAGGCATAGTAGCTCCCACTAAAGCGCAAACTACAAACTGTCCTGAAGCTACATTTTTTGCTCCACAAACTATCTGAAGTACTTCAGTGCCGACATCCACTTCGCAAACATGTAAATGGTCGCTATTTTCATGCTCAACGCAAGTTTTAACTTTTCCTACAACTACTTTTTTAGGAGCAGCAATACTCTTTAGACTATCAACTTCTAAGCCTATAGAATTTAATTTATCGCATATTGTTTCTGTACTGATATGGGAAACATCAACCCACTCATTTAGCCAATTTTTACTTATTATCATTTAAACTGCTCCAAAAGTCTGATATCGCTCTCAAATAGGCTTCTTAAATCCGGAATTTGATGAAGCAACATAGCAAATCTCTCCACACCAAGACCAAACGCGTAACCGCTTACATTTTTATAACCTACGGCTTTAAATACATTTGGATCTACGACGCCACTTCCTAAGACCTCGAGCCAACCAGTCTGCTTACACACCCTACAGCCTTTGCCTCCACAAAATATACAGCTAATATCAACCTCTGTGCTAGGTTCAGTAAATGGAAAAAAGCTAGGTCTGAATCTAACTTTTACATCTCCAAACATATATATTAAAAAACTCTCTAAAATATATTTTAAATTTGAAAAGCTAACATTTCCTTCATCTTCTACAACAAGTCCTTCTACTTGATGAAACATAGGAGTATGAGTTAGGTCTAGATCACGTCTAAAAACAGATCCAGGAGCTATCATACGAATAGGCGGCTTCTCTTTTAGCATAGTTCTTACTTGCACTGGACTAGTATGAGTTCTAAGCAATCTAAAATCTTTTAAATAAAACGTATCTGCCATCTCTCTTGCTGGATGGTATTTCGGAAGGTTTAAAGCTTCAAAATTATGGAAATCATCCTCAATAAGAGGACCACTCTCTACGCTAAAGTTCTGTGCTACGAAATACTCGATAATCTTATCCATAGTCTCCATAACAGGATGAAGAGCACCAGTATTTAATGGCTCATTAAAAAGCGTGATATCTACAGCGCTAGATCGCATTTTAGCTTTTATAAATTCTTTTTCGAGAATAGATTTTTTATCATTTATATGAACGCTTAAAGTATCTCTTTTGATATTTAAATTCTCAGCAAAAGCTTTTTTTTCATCTGAAGGAATATCTTTTAACTTTGCAAATTCGCTCGTTATAATGCCTTTTTTTCCAAAAAGTTCAACTCTTATTTTTTCAAGTTCGTCAAGGCTCAAAGCTTGATCTATCTTATCAATTATCTCTTGCAAATTACCTACCTTGTCTAAAATTTCGTTATCATTGTATCCTAAAATTGATTAAAATATCTATAAAGGCGTCTATAAATTAACAAATAATTAGATATAATTGTACTTAAATTTAAACTTAGGAGATAGCAATGCCTTGCATTTTTGAAAAAATAGTAGCGGGTGAAATACCATCAAACAAAGTACTTGAAAATGATAAATTTCTCGCATTTCACGATATAAATCCTAAAGCGCCTGTGCATATACTCATCATACCAAAAAAGCACTATGAAAATTTTCAAGTAATGG is from Campylobacter fetus subsp. testudinum 03-427 and encodes:
- the pheS gene encoding phenylalanyl-tRNA synthetase, alpha subunit (Pfam matches to PF01409.16 tRNA-synt_2d, and to PF02912.14 Phe_tRNA-synt_N); protein product: MQEIIDKIDQALSLDELEKIRVELFGKKGIITSEFAKLKDIPSDEKKAFAENLNIKRDTLSVHINDKKSILEKEFIKAKMRSSAVDITLFNEPLNTGALHPVMETMDKIIEYFVAQNFSVESGPLIEDDFHNFEALNLPKYHPAREMADTFYLKDFRLLRTHTSPVQVRTMLKEKPPIRMIAPGSVFRRDLDLTHTPMFHQVEGLVVEDEGNVSFSNLKYILESFLIYMFGDVKVRFRPSFFPFTEPSTEVDISCIFCGGKGCRVCKQTGWLEVLGSGVVDPNVFKAVGYKNVSGYAFGLGVERFAMLLHQIPDLRSLFESDIRLLEQFK